In Deltaproteobacteria bacterium, one DNA window encodes the following:
- a CDS encoding energy transducer TonB: protein GGGGGNGNSVILSTIQNKIERAKFYPLVAKRQNIEGAPVVEFKIGKDGLVEYVKLKQTSGSPLLDEAAQKTVQNAAPYPSYNDPISLSIRYALGDKPY, encoded by the coding sequence AGGCGGTGGCGGCGGCAACGGCAACTCCGTCATCCTCAGCACCATTCAAAACAAAATTGAACGAGCGAAATTTTATCCGTTGGTAGCGAAGCGACAAAATATTGAAGGTGCCCCCGTGGTAGAATTCAAAATTGGGAAGGATGGTTTGGTGGAGTATGTCAAATTGAAGCAAACTTCAGGTTCTCCCCTTCTCGATGAAGCGGCCCAAAAAACGGTGCAAAATGCCGCTCCGTATCCTTCTTATAATGATCCCATTTCCTTAAGCATCCGCTACGCCTTAGGCGACAAGCCGTATTAA